In one window of Thunnus thynnus chromosome 23, fThuThy2.1, whole genome shotgun sequence DNA:
- the caprin2 gene encoding caprin-2 isoform X4: MVQLSPSPTLDITPPPERSEEGEEGQEDSGMAGGPKVGSPGGLSALQLSLEVSTSYHGYETYIEDGLICLKHKVRNLEKKKLKLEDYKKRLNQGQALNKDQMMAVEKYDEVLHNLAFARELHKTLDDLTQNLLRAQRRVVKKEQVVKVETERRRLSMVLQIQHVLTSLQQEHIRRDLLAGQNQAPHLSAQQLHCLSQLASLLGVKRNNRLTLEEQMDQAALVYLDLLEGKDKAVAGSTFKLLKEELTRLMNCKYFSCLPPPPKNAPEVSQSSTNNSTISKTKPNEVSKEFFNRLYLSDMETPPTQNWKEDFQAMREQEPPDSWDMELPDGPTSPPAAVHKPWRGAATFIPKVPVTTKKQSADGKQQKKERKAKGEQNAKSAHHMDIPVEGFNSPSTLPKDPILRKQHLEDLMTKIHGSFSFMQDSLLDGESSPTNDHPRMKRRPSGSPSPLAQRDLRSPVDILPKAMHSTPLPTRLLESKASLRNGDQCLETCDLDLSSKDLPHEPLQMAEQKTFSSPPLYCRESTISVSLEDKSRPRTPVTESGKQSPCNGVASCTSTPPQAQSFSTPPTRRTLSSAQFQSIQSVFKVNASSPQNGEMNYKPDSAVFAEPRYSTASTQTPPEFAPTEDEPQQVYQSDYTVGNGGQTFLSPGQSGGSAGRSGQSYYSRGSVRGMARGGKGLAHTFRSSGWYRGGTFIPQAHLRDSGPLLYAARDSGYQHSYRRGGGRHNSSAAWSDSSQVSSPDREGAFTIVDSGHGDSLSVSTMEVPLTPHGHHHTTLLPMQLYPLSQPLRVAFTASRTANFAPGNLDQPIVFDQLHSNLGEMYDTHIGRFTSPVNGTYVFIFHILKLAINVPLYINLMRNDEVMVSAYANDGAPDHETASNHAILPLFQGDQVWLRLHRGAIYGSTWKYSTFSGFLLYQD, from the exons ATGGTGCAGCTGTCTCCTTCCCCTACCCTGGATATCACCCCCCCACCTGAGCGctcagaggagggggaggaaggacAGGAGGACTCAGGAATGGCTGGTGGCCCGAAGGTGGGCTCACCCGGTGGGCTGAGCGCCCTGCAGCTCAGCCTGGAGGTCTCCACCTCCTACCATGGCTATGAAACGTACATAGAGGATGGTCTCATCTGCCTCAAACACAAGGTCCGCAACCTGGAGAAAAAGAAG CTGAAACTGGAAGACTACAAGAAGAGGCTGAACCAGGGACAGGCATTAAACAAAGATCAGATG ATGGCTGTGGAAAAGTACGACGAGGTGCTGCATAACCTTGCATTCGCAAGGGAGCTACACAAAACCCTGGATGACTTGACTCAGAAT ctgctgagggCTCAGAGGAGGGTGGTGAAGAAGGAGCAGGTGGTGAAGGTGGAGACGGAGAGGAGGCGCCTGAGCATGGTGCTCCAGATCCAGCATGTCCTCACCAGCCTGCAGCAGGAGCACATCAGGAGAGACCTGCTGGCCGGACAGAACCAGGCGCCTCATCTTTCAGCCCAGCAGCTGCACTGCCTGAGCCAGCTTGCCAGTCTGCTGGGAGTCAAGAGGAATAACAGACTGAC CTTAGAGGAGCAGATGGACCAGGCAGCTCTGGTCTACTTGGACCTGCTGGAGGGGAAAGACAAGGCAGTGGCTGGATCCACAT TTAAgctgctgaaagaggagctCACCAGGCTGATGAACTGCAAGTACTTCAGTTGTCTTCCACCTCCACCCAAGAATGCTCCAGAGGTGTCGCAGAGCTCAACCAATAACAGCA CCATATCAAAGACAAAACCAAATGAAGTTTCTAAGGAG TTTTTCAACAGACTGTACCTGTCTGACATGGAGACTCCTCCCACTCAGAACTGGAAGGAGGACTTCCAGGCCATGAGGGAGCAGGAGCCTCCTGACAGCTGGGATATGGAGCTCCCAGATGGACCCACCTCACCACCAGCTGCAGTCCACAAACCATGGAGAGGAGCTGCTACTTTCATCCCCAAAGTCCCCGTTACCACCAAGAAACAGTCTGCTGACGGCAAACAG cagaaaaaagagaggaaagccAAAGGAGAGCAGAATGCCAAGTCG GCACATCACATGGACATACCGGTAGAGGGTTTCAACTCCCCATCTACCTTACCCAAAGACCCCATTCTGAGGAAGCAGCACCTAGAGGACCTCATGACAAAGATCCATGGCTCCTTTAGTTTCATGCAG GACTCTCTTCTGGATGGTGAGAGCTCCCCAACTAATGACCACCCCAGAATGAAGAGACGGCCATCTGGATCTCCATCTCCTCTGG CTCAGAGAGACTTGAGAAGCCCAGTTGATATCCTGCCCAAAGCAATGCAT TCCACCCCACTGCCTACCAGACTTCTGGAGAGCAAAGCCAGTCTGAGGAATGGGGATCAGTGCCTGGAGACCTGTGACCTGGATCTTTCCTCAAAGGACCTACCTCAT GAGCCACTGCAGATGGCTGAACAAAAGACGTTTTCTTCACCACCGCTGTACTGCAGGGAGTCTACCATCTCTGTCAGTCTGGAGGACAAGAGCCGTCCTCGT ACACCAGTAACTGAGTCAGGGAAGCAGTCTCCCTGTAACGGGGTGGCATCTTGCACCTCCACCCCCCCTCAGGCACAATCGTTCTCCACACCTCCCACCAGACGAACTCTCTCCTCTGCACAGTTTCAGAGCATCCAGTCA GTCTTTAAGGTGAATGCCTCCTCACCCCAGAATGGGGAAATGAACTACAAACCAGATTCCGCAGTTTTCGCTGAGCCCAGGTACAGCACTGCCAGCACCCAAACACCTCCCGAGTTTGCTCCCACAGAAGATGAACCACAGCAGG TGTACCAATCAGATTATACGGTGGGTAATGGTGGACAGACCTTCCTGTCCCCTGGCCAGTCAGGTGGAAGTGCGGGTCGATCCGGCCAGTCGTACTACAGCAGAGGATCTGTGAGAGGTATGGCACGTGGCGGCAAGGGACTGGCACACACCTTTCGCTCTTCTGGTTGGTATCGAG GAGGAACCTTCATCCCCCAGGCTCATCTCAGGGACTCTGGCCCTCTGCTATATGCTGCAAGA GACTCTGGATATCAACACAGCTATAGGCGTGGAGGAGGGAGACATAACTCCAGTG CAGCCTGGAGTGATTCCTCTCAGGTGAGCAGCCCAGACCGTGAGGGAGCCTTCACAATTGTGGACTCGGGTCATGGTGATTCCCTGTCAGTCTCCACTATGGAGGTCCCGCTCACTCCCCATGGCCACCACCACACCACCTTGCTTCCCATGCAACTGTACCCGCTCTCCCAGCCGCTGCGAGTGGCCTTCACCGCCTCTCGTACCGCCAACTTCGCCCCAGGCAACCTGGACCAGCCCATCGTGTTCGACCAGCTGCACAGCAACCTGGGGGAGATGTACGACACCCACATTGGCCGTTTCACCTCCCCTGTGAATGGAACCTATGTCTTCATCTTCCACATCCTGAAGCTCGCCATCAACGTGCCACTCTACATTAATCTCATGCGTAATGACGAAGTGATGGTGTCGGCATATGCCAACGATGGGGCCCCAGATCATGAGACGGCTAGCAACCACGCTATCCTGCCTCTCTTCCAAGGAGACCAGGTGTGGCTCAGGTTGCATCGTGGTGCTATCTATGGCAGCACCTGGAAGTACAGCACCTTCTCTGGCTTTCTGCTGTACCAGGACTGA
- the caprin2 gene encoding caprin-2 isoform X5 encodes MVQLSPSPTLDITPPPERSEEGEEGQEDSGMAGGPKVGSPGGLSALQLSLEVSTSYHGYETYIEDGLICLKHKVRNLEKKKLKLEDYKKRLNQGQALNKDQMMAVEKYDEVLHNLAFARELHKTLDDLTQNLLRAQRRVVKKEQVVKVETERRRLSMVLQIQHVLTSLQQEHIRRDLLAGQNQAPHLSAQQLHCLSQLASLLGVKRNNRLTLEEQMDQAALVYLDLLEGKDKAVAGSTFKLLKEELTRLMNCKYFSCLPPPPKNAPEVSQSSTNNSTISKTKPNEVSKEFFNRLYLSDMETPPTQNWKEDFQAMREQEPPDSWDMELPDGPTSPPAAVHKPWRGAATFIPKVPVTTKKQSADGKQKKERKAKGEQNAKSAHHMDIPVEGFNSPSTLPKDPILRKQHLEDLMTKIHGSFSFMQDSLLDGESSPTNDHPRMKRRPSGSPSPLAQRDLRSPVDILPKAMHSTPLPTRLLESKASLRNGDQCLETCDLDLSSKDLPHEPLQMAEQKTFSSPPLYCRESTISVSLEDKSRPRTPVTESGKQSPCNGVASCTSTPPQAQSFSTPPTRRTLSSAQFQSIQSVFKVNASSPQNGEMNYKPDSAVFAEPRYSTASTQTPPEFAPTEDEPQQVYQSDYTVGNGGQTFLSPGQSGGSAGRSGQSYYSRGSVRGMARGGKGLAHTFRSSGWYRGGTFIPQAHLRDSGPLLYAARDSGYQHSYRRGGGRHNSSAAWSDSSQVSSPDREGAFTIVDSGHGDSLSVSTMEVPLTPHGHHHTTLLPMQLYPLSQPLRVAFTASRTANFAPGNLDQPIVFDQLHSNLGEMYDTHIGRFTSPVNGTYVFIFHILKLAINVPLYINLMRNDEVMVSAYANDGAPDHETASNHAILPLFQGDQVWLRLHRGAIYGSTWKYSTFSGFLLYQD; translated from the exons ATGGTGCAGCTGTCTCCTTCCCCTACCCTGGATATCACCCCCCCACCTGAGCGctcagaggagggggaggaaggacAGGAGGACTCAGGAATGGCTGGTGGCCCGAAGGTGGGCTCACCCGGTGGGCTGAGCGCCCTGCAGCTCAGCCTGGAGGTCTCCACCTCCTACCATGGCTATGAAACGTACATAGAGGATGGTCTCATCTGCCTCAAACACAAGGTCCGCAACCTGGAGAAAAAGAAG CTGAAACTGGAAGACTACAAGAAGAGGCTGAACCAGGGACAGGCATTAAACAAAGATCAGATG ATGGCTGTGGAAAAGTACGACGAGGTGCTGCATAACCTTGCATTCGCAAGGGAGCTACACAAAACCCTGGATGACTTGACTCAGAAT ctgctgagggCTCAGAGGAGGGTGGTGAAGAAGGAGCAGGTGGTGAAGGTGGAGACGGAGAGGAGGCGCCTGAGCATGGTGCTCCAGATCCAGCATGTCCTCACCAGCCTGCAGCAGGAGCACATCAGGAGAGACCTGCTGGCCGGACAGAACCAGGCGCCTCATCTTTCAGCCCAGCAGCTGCACTGCCTGAGCCAGCTTGCCAGTCTGCTGGGAGTCAAGAGGAATAACAGACTGAC CTTAGAGGAGCAGATGGACCAGGCAGCTCTGGTCTACTTGGACCTGCTGGAGGGGAAAGACAAGGCAGTGGCTGGATCCACAT TTAAgctgctgaaagaggagctCACCAGGCTGATGAACTGCAAGTACTTCAGTTGTCTTCCACCTCCACCCAAGAATGCTCCAGAGGTGTCGCAGAGCTCAACCAATAACAGCA CCATATCAAAGACAAAACCAAATGAAGTTTCTAAGGAG TTTTTCAACAGACTGTACCTGTCTGACATGGAGACTCCTCCCACTCAGAACTGGAAGGAGGACTTCCAGGCCATGAGGGAGCAGGAGCCTCCTGACAGCTGGGATATGGAGCTCCCAGATGGACCCACCTCACCACCAGCTGCAGTCCACAAACCATGGAGAGGAGCTGCTACTTTCATCCCCAAAGTCCCCGTTACCACCAAGAAACAGTCTGCTGACGGCAAACAG aaaaaagagaggaaagccAAAGGAGAGCAGAATGCCAAGTCG GCACATCACATGGACATACCGGTAGAGGGTTTCAACTCCCCATCTACCTTACCCAAAGACCCCATTCTGAGGAAGCAGCACCTAGAGGACCTCATGACAAAGATCCATGGCTCCTTTAGTTTCATGCAG GACTCTCTTCTGGATGGTGAGAGCTCCCCAACTAATGACCACCCCAGAATGAAGAGACGGCCATCTGGATCTCCATCTCCTCTGG CTCAGAGAGACTTGAGAAGCCCAGTTGATATCCTGCCCAAAGCAATGCAT TCCACCCCACTGCCTACCAGACTTCTGGAGAGCAAAGCCAGTCTGAGGAATGGGGATCAGTGCCTGGAGACCTGTGACCTGGATCTTTCCTCAAAGGACCTACCTCAT GAGCCACTGCAGATGGCTGAACAAAAGACGTTTTCTTCACCACCGCTGTACTGCAGGGAGTCTACCATCTCTGTCAGTCTGGAGGACAAGAGCCGTCCTCGT ACACCAGTAACTGAGTCAGGGAAGCAGTCTCCCTGTAACGGGGTGGCATCTTGCACCTCCACCCCCCCTCAGGCACAATCGTTCTCCACACCTCCCACCAGACGAACTCTCTCCTCTGCACAGTTTCAGAGCATCCAGTCA GTCTTTAAGGTGAATGCCTCCTCACCCCAGAATGGGGAAATGAACTACAAACCAGATTCCGCAGTTTTCGCTGAGCCCAGGTACAGCACTGCCAGCACCCAAACACCTCCCGAGTTTGCTCCCACAGAAGATGAACCACAGCAGG TGTACCAATCAGATTATACGGTGGGTAATGGTGGACAGACCTTCCTGTCCCCTGGCCAGTCAGGTGGAAGTGCGGGTCGATCCGGCCAGTCGTACTACAGCAGAGGATCTGTGAGAGGTATGGCACGTGGCGGCAAGGGACTGGCACACACCTTTCGCTCTTCTGGTTGGTATCGAG GAGGAACCTTCATCCCCCAGGCTCATCTCAGGGACTCTGGCCCTCTGCTATATGCTGCAAGA GACTCTGGATATCAACACAGCTATAGGCGTGGAGGAGGGAGACATAACTCCAGTG CAGCCTGGAGTGATTCCTCTCAGGTGAGCAGCCCAGACCGTGAGGGAGCCTTCACAATTGTGGACTCGGGTCATGGTGATTCCCTGTCAGTCTCCACTATGGAGGTCCCGCTCACTCCCCATGGCCACCACCACACCACCTTGCTTCCCATGCAACTGTACCCGCTCTCCCAGCCGCTGCGAGTGGCCTTCACCGCCTCTCGTACCGCCAACTTCGCCCCAGGCAACCTGGACCAGCCCATCGTGTTCGACCAGCTGCACAGCAACCTGGGGGAGATGTACGACACCCACATTGGCCGTTTCACCTCCCCTGTGAATGGAACCTATGTCTTCATCTTCCACATCCTGAAGCTCGCCATCAACGTGCCACTCTACATTAATCTCATGCGTAATGACGAAGTGATGGTGTCGGCATATGCCAACGATGGGGCCCCAGATCATGAGACGGCTAGCAACCACGCTATCCTGCCTCTCTTCCAAGGAGACCAGGTGTGGCTCAGGTTGCATCGTGGTGCTATCTATGGCAGCACCTGGAAGTACAGCACCTTCTCTGGCTTTCTGCTGTACCAGGACTGA
- the caprin2 gene encoding caprin-2 isoform X8, which produces MVQLSPSPTLDITPPPERSEEGEEGQEDSGMAGGPKVGSPGGLSALQLSLEVSTSYHGYETYIEDGLICLKHKVRNLEKKKLKLEDYKKRLNQGQALNKDQMMAVEKYDEVLHNLAFARELHKTLDDLTQNLLRAQRRVVKKEQVVKVETERRRLSMVLQIQHVLTSLQQEHIRRDLLAGQNQAPHLSAQQLHCLSQLASLLGVKRNNRLTLEEQMDQAALVYLDLLEGKDKAVAGSTFKLLKEELTRLMNCKYFSCLPPPPKNAPEVSQSSTNNSTISKTKPNEVSKEFFNRLYLSDMETPPTQNWKEDFQAMREQEPPDSWDMELPDGPTSPPAAVHKPWRGAATFIPKVPVTTKKQSADGKQQKKERKAKGEQNAKSAHHMDIPVEGFNSPSTLPKDPILRKQHLEDLMTKIHGSFSFMQDSLLDGESSPTNDHPRMKRRPSGSPSPLGNLEQFSKLAQRDLRSPVDILPKAMHSTPLPTRLLESKASLRNGDQCLETCDLDLSSKDLPHEPLQMAEQKTFSSPPLYCRESTISVSLEDKSRPRTPVTESGKQSPCNGVASCTSTPPQAQSFSTPPTRRTLSSAQFQSIQSVFKVNASSPQNGEMNYKPDSAVFAEPRYSTASTQTPPEFAPTEDEPQQVYQSDYTVGNGGQTFLSPGQSGGSAGRSGQSYYSRGSVRGGTFIPQAHLRDSGPLLYAARDSGYQHSYRRGGGRHNSSAAWSDSSQVSSPDREGAFTIVDSGHGDSLSVSTMEVPLTPHGHHHTTLLPMQLYPLSQPLRVAFTASRTANFAPGNLDQPIVFDQLHSNLGEMYDTHIGRFTSPVNGTYVFIFHILKLAINVPLYINLMRNDEVMVSAYANDGAPDHETASNHAILPLFQGDQVWLRLHRGAIYGSTWKYSTFSGFLLYQD; this is translated from the exons ATGGTGCAGCTGTCTCCTTCCCCTACCCTGGATATCACCCCCCCACCTGAGCGctcagaggagggggaggaaggacAGGAGGACTCAGGAATGGCTGGTGGCCCGAAGGTGGGCTCACCCGGTGGGCTGAGCGCCCTGCAGCTCAGCCTGGAGGTCTCCACCTCCTACCATGGCTATGAAACGTACATAGAGGATGGTCTCATCTGCCTCAAACACAAGGTCCGCAACCTGGAGAAAAAGAAG CTGAAACTGGAAGACTACAAGAAGAGGCTGAACCAGGGACAGGCATTAAACAAAGATCAGATG ATGGCTGTGGAAAAGTACGACGAGGTGCTGCATAACCTTGCATTCGCAAGGGAGCTACACAAAACCCTGGATGACTTGACTCAGAAT ctgctgagggCTCAGAGGAGGGTGGTGAAGAAGGAGCAGGTGGTGAAGGTGGAGACGGAGAGGAGGCGCCTGAGCATGGTGCTCCAGATCCAGCATGTCCTCACCAGCCTGCAGCAGGAGCACATCAGGAGAGACCTGCTGGCCGGACAGAACCAGGCGCCTCATCTTTCAGCCCAGCAGCTGCACTGCCTGAGCCAGCTTGCCAGTCTGCTGGGAGTCAAGAGGAATAACAGACTGAC CTTAGAGGAGCAGATGGACCAGGCAGCTCTGGTCTACTTGGACCTGCTGGAGGGGAAAGACAAGGCAGTGGCTGGATCCACAT TTAAgctgctgaaagaggagctCACCAGGCTGATGAACTGCAAGTACTTCAGTTGTCTTCCACCTCCACCCAAGAATGCTCCAGAGGTGTCGCAGAGCTCAACCAATAACAGCA CCATATCAAAGACAAAACCAAATGAAGTTTCTAAGGAG TTTTTCAACAGACTGTACCTGTCTGACATGGAGACTCCTCCCACTCAGAACTGGAAGGAGGACTTCCAGGCCATGAGGGAGCAGGAGCCTCCTGACAGCTGGGATATGGAGCTCCCAGATGGACCCACCTCACCACCAGCTGCAGTCCACAAACCATGGAGAGGAGCTGCTACTTTCATCCCCAAAGTCCCCGTTACCACCAAGAAACAGTCTGCTGACGGCAAACAG cagaaaaaagagaggaaagccAAAGGAGAGCAGAATGCCAAGTCG GCACATCACATGGACATACCGGTAGAGGGTTTCAACTCCCCATCTACCTTACCCAAAGACCCCATTCTGAGGAAGCAGCACCTAGAGGACCTCATGACAAAGATCCATGGCTCCTTTAGTTTCATGCAG GACTCTCTTCTGGATGGTGAGAGCTCCCCAACTAATGACCACCCCAGAATGAAGAGACGGCCATCTGGATCTCCATCTCCTCTGGGTAACTTGGAACAATTCAGCAAGCTTG CTCAGAGAGACTTGAGAAGCCCAGTTGATATCCTGCCCAAAGCAATGCAT TCCACCCCACTGCCTACCAGACTTCTGGAGAGCAAAGCCAGTCTGAGGAATGGGGATCAGTGCCTGGAGACCTGTGACCTGGATCTTTCCTCAAAGGACCTACCTCAT GAGCCACTGCAGATGGCTGAACAAAAGACGTTTTCTTCACCACCGCTGTACTGCAGGGAGTCTACCATCTCTGTCAGTCTGGAGGACAAGAGCCGTCCTCGT ACACCAGTAACTGAGTCAGGGAAGCAGTCTCCCTGTAACGGGGTGGCATCTTGCACCTCCACCCCCCCTCAGGCACAATCGTTCTCCACACCTCCCACCAGACGAACTCTCTCCTCTGCACAGTTTCAGAGCATCCAGTCA GTCTTTAAGGTGAATGCCTCCTCACCCCAGAATGGGGAAATGAACTACAAACCAGATTCCGCAGTTTTCGCTGAGCCCAGGTACAGCACTGCCAGCACCCAAACACCTCCCGAGTTTGCTCCCACAGAAGATGAACCACAGCAGG TGTACCAATCAGATTATACGGTGGGTAATGGTGGACAGACCTTCCTGTCCCCTGGCCAGTCAGGTGGAAGTGCGGGTCGATCCGGCCAGTCGTACTACAGCAGAGGATCTGTGAGAG GAGGAACCTTCATCCCCCAGGCTCATCTCAGGGACTCTGGCCCTCTGCTATATGCTGCAAGA GACTCTGGATATCAACACAGCTATAGGCGTGGAGGAGGGAGACATAACTCCAGTG CAGCCTGGAGTGATTCCTCTCAGGTGAGCAGCCCAGACCGTGAGGGAGCCTTCACAATTGTGGACTCGGGTCATGGTGATTCCCTGTCAGTCTCCACTATGGAGGTCCCGCTCACTCCCCATGGCCACCACCACACCACCTTGCTTCCCATGCAACTGTACCCGCTCTCCCAGCCGCTGCGAGTGGCCTTCACCGCCTCTCGTACCGCCAACTTCGCCCCAGGCAACCTGGACCAGCCCATCGTGTTCGACCAGCTGCACAGCAACCTGGGGGAGATGTACGACACCCACATTGGCCGTTTCACCTCCCCTGTGAATGGAACCTATGTCTTCATCTTCCACATCCTGAAGCTCGCCATCAACGTGCCACTCTACATTAATCTCATGCGTAATGACGAAGTGATGGTGTCGGCATATGCCAACGATGGGGCCCCAGATCATGAGACGGCTAGCAACCACGCTATCCTGCCTCTCTTCCAAGGAGACCAGGTGTGGCTCAGGTTGCATCGTGGTGCTATCTATGGCAGCACCTGGAAGTACAGCACCTTCTCTGGCTTTCTGCTGTACCAGGACTGA
- the caprin2 gene encoding caprin-2 isoform X11, translating to MVQLSPSPTLDITPPPERSEEGEEGQEDSGMAGGPKVGSPGGLSALQLSLEVSTSYHGYETYIEDGLICLKHKVRNLEKKKLKLEDYKKRLNQGQALNKDQMMAVEKYDEVLHNLAFARELHKTLDDLTQNLLRAQRRVVKKEQVVKVETERRRLSMVLQIQHVLTSLQQEHIRRDLLAGQNQAPHLSAQQLHCLSQLASLLGVKRNNRLTLEEQMDQAALVYLDLLEGKDKAVAGSTFKLLKEELTRLMNCKYFSCLPPPPKNAPEVSQSSTNNSTISKTKPNEVSKEFFNRLYLSDMETPPTQNWKEDFQAMREQEPPDSWDMELPDGPTSPPAAVHKPWRGAATFIPKVPVTTKKQSADGKQKKERKAKGEQNAKSAHHMDIPVEGFNSPSTLPKDPILRKQHLEDLMTKIHGSFSFMQDSLLDGESSPTNDHPRMKRRPSGSPSPLAQRDLRSPVDILPKAMHSTPLPTRLLESKASLRNGDQCLETCDLDLSSKDLPHEPLQMAEQKTFSSPPLYCRESTISVSLEDKSRPRTPVTESGKQSPCNGVASCTSTPPQAQSFSTPPTRRTLSSAQFQSIQSVFKVNASSPQNGEMNYKPDSAVFAEPRYSTASTQTPPEFAPTEDEPQQVYQSDYTVGNGGQTFLSPGQSGGSAGRSGQSYYSRGSVRGGTFIPQAHLRDSGPLLYAARDSGYQHSYRRGGGRHNSSAAWSDSSQVSSPDREGAFTIVDSGHGDSLSVSTMEVPLTPHGHHHTTLLPMQLYPLSQPLRVAFTASRTANFAPGNLDQPIVFDQLHSNLGEMYDTHIGRFTSPVNGTYVFIFHILKLAINVPLYINLMRNDEVMVSAYANDGAPDHETASNHAILPLFQGDQVWLRLHRGAIYGSTWKYSTFSGFLLYQD from the exons ATGGTGCAGCTGTCTCCTTCCCCTACCCTGGATATCACCCCCCCACCTGAGCGctcagaggagggggaggaaggacAGGAGGACTCAGGAATGGCTGGTGGCCCGAAGGTGGGCTCACCCGGTGGGCTGAGCGCCCTGCAGCTCAGCCTGGAGGTCTCCACCTCCTACCATGGCTATGAAACGTACATAGAGGATGGTCTCATCTGCCTCAAACACAAGGTCCGCAACCTGGAGAAAAAGAAG CTGAAACTGGAAGACTACAAGAAGAGGCTGAACCAGGGACAGGCATTAAACAAAGATCAGATG ATGGCTGTGGAAAAGTACGACGAGGTGCTGCATAACCTTGCATTCGCAAGGGAGCTACACAAAACCCTGGATGACTTGACTCAGAAT ctgctgagggCTCAGAGGAGGGTGGTGAAGAAGGAGCAGGTGGTGAAGGTGGAGACGGAGAGGAGGCGCCTGAGCATGGTGCTCCAGATCCAGCATGTCCTCACCAGCCTGCAGCAGGAGCACATCAGGAGAGACCTGCTGGCCGGACAGAACCAGGCGCCTCATCTTTCAGCCCAGCAGCTGCACTGCCTGAGCCAGCTTGCCAGTCTGCTGGGAGTCAAGAGGAATAACAGACTGAC CTTAGAGGAGCAGATGGACCAGGCAGCTCTGGTCTACTTGGACCTGCTGGAGGGGAAAGACAAGGCAGTGGCTGGATCCACAT TTAAgctgctgaaagaggagctCACCAGGCTGATGAACTGCAAGTACTTCAGTTGTCTTCCACCTCCACCCAAGAATGCTCCAGAGGTGTCGCAGAGCTCAACCAATAACAGCA CCATATCAAAGACAAAACCAAATGAAGTTTCTAAGGAG TTTTTCAACAGACTGTACCTGTCTGACATGGAGACTCCTCCCACTCAGAACTGGAAGGAGGACTTCCAGGCCATGAGGGAGCAGGAGCCTCCTGACAGCTGGGATATGGAGCTCCCAGATGGACCCACCTCACCACCAGCTGCAGTCCACAAACCATGGAGAGGAGCTGCTACTTTCATCCCCAAAGTCCCCGTTACCACCAAGAAACAGTCTGCTGACGGCAAACAG aaaaaagagaggaaagccAAAGGAGAGCAGAATGCCAAGTCG GCACATCACATGGACATACCGGTAGAGGGTTTCAACTCCCCATCTACCTTACCCAAAGACCCCATTCTGAGGAAGCAGCACCTAGAGGACCTCATGACAAAGATCCATGGCTCCTTTAGTTTCATGCAG GACTCTCTTCTGGATGGTGAGAGCTCCCCAACTAATGACCACCCCAGAATGAAGAGACGGCCATCTGGATCTCCATCTCCTCTGG CTCAGAGAGACTTGAGAAGCCCAGTTGATATCCTGCCCAAAGCAATGCAT TCCACCCCACTGCCTACCAGACTTCTGGAGAGCAAAGCCAGTCTGAGGAATGGGGATCAGTGCCTGGAGACCTGTGACCTGGATCTTTCCTCAAAGGACCTACCTCAT GAGCCACTGCAGATGGCTGAACAAAAGACGTTTTCTTCACCACCGCTGTACTGCAGGGAGTCTACCATCTCTGTCAGTCTGGAGGACAAGAGCCGTCCTCGT ACACCAGTAACTGAGTCAGGGAAGCAGTCTCCCTGTAACGGGGTGGCATCTTGCACCTCCACCCCCCCTCAGGCACAATCGTTCTCCACACCTCCCACCAGACGAACTCTCTCCTCTGCACAGTTTCAGAGCATCCAGTCA GTCTTTAAGGTGAATGCCTCCTCACCCCAGAATGGGGAAATGAACTACAAACCAGATTCCGCAGTTTTCGCTGAGCCCAGGTACAGCACTGCCAGCACCCAAACACCTCCCGAGTTTGCTCCCACAGAAGATGAACCACAGCAGG TGTACCAATCAGATTATACGGTGGGTAATGGTGGACAGACCTTCCTGTCCCCTGGCCAGTCAGGTGGAAGTGCGGGTCGATCCGGCCAGTCGTACTACAGCAGAGGATCTGTGAGAG GAGGAACCTTCATCCCCCAGGCTCATCTCAGGGACTCTGGCCCTCTGCTATATGCTGCAAGA GACTCTGGATATCAACACAGCTATAGGCGTGGAGGAGGGAGACATAACTCCAGTG CAGCCTGGAGTGATTCCTCTCAGGTGAGCAGCCCAGACCGTGAGGGAGCCTTCACAATTGTGGACTCGGGTCATGGTGATTCCCTGTCAGTCTCCACTATGGAGGTCCCGCTCACTCCCCATGGCCACCACCACACCACCTTGCTTCCCATGCAACTGTACCCGCTCTCCCAGCCGCTGCGAGTGGCCTTCACCGCCTCTCGTACCGCCAACTTCGCCCCAGGCAACCTGGACCAGCCCATCGTGTTCGACCAGCTGCACAGCAACCTGGGGGAGATGTACGACACCCACATTGGCCGTTTCACCTCCCCTGTGAATGGAACCTATGTCTTCATCTTCCACATCCTGAAGCTCGCCATCAACGTGCCACTCTACATTAATCTCATGCGTAATGACGAAGTGATGGTGTCGGCATATGCCAACGATGGGGCCCCAGATCATGAGACGGCTAGCAACCACGCTATCCTGCCTCTCTTCCAAGGAGACCAGGTGTGGCTCAGGTTGCATCGTGGTGCTATCTATGGCAGCACCTGGAAGTACAGCACCTTCTCTGGCTTTCTGCTGTACCAGGACTGA